GTACCAGCGTTTGAACAATGGCATGATTGGTGGCGTTCATATGAGCGCTTAAAGGAAACGAGCATTCACCGTAACAGAAAAACGCCGAGTAACCCTCGGGCGCAATAATCCAGTCTTGCCAACCAAGCCGCTGGAAACTGACGTACAGCATCCTCCGGCTGCAGCTTGTTTGACTCGAGGTCTTGAAGTTCCCTCCTACGTTTGTGAACTGCGGTCCAAGGGAGCGGGCTGAGCGGCGCCGGCGTGGATGCGGATTGAAAATACGATGATAGGTCAGTTTCTGTTCGCCATCTTGACGGTAGAATGATACCAAAAACGGACGCTTCTCCTGTGGGCCATGGAAGCCCACAAAGCCAACGCTTGAGGCGTTTAGTTCCACCCCTGCGTACGTGTGTACAGAGAGTTCGATTCCATAGTTCTTGTTGATTTCTTGAGCCCACTCCTGTCCTGCTCGTGTGATGTCAAAAGCCTGCCATCCAGATTCCCAGCTTCGAAGAACCCGCTTGCCCAGTTCCTTGAGAATTCTTGCAGGCTCAATAACCTGTAGTTGAGAGAATAGTAATAGTTAGGTCCCAAGAGCATGATGGTCAAAATCCAATGCAGCCGACTTCAACTTCTACAGCATATGCAATGTAGTAAGTAGCTGCTATTGTTTCTGCTGCAACAACTGGCTATCAGAATGCATCATTTGTGCTCTTTTTACGAAGCAATACGTATACAACGCAGAAAAGAAACATCAAACTAGTATAAGCTAGGGAATCAACGACAAAATTGTTGTTAACGCATTTTCCCCTCAGGTTCAAGGGTGAGTAACGTTTGAAAAAGGCTGCTGAACAACGTGTACGTATGTCTGCTGCTGTAGTGTATGTATGTCAGCTGGTACGGTCTGCGAAAAAATCTGGCAAGTGCGACTGAGGTACAGGAGCTAACAAGAAAAGAACGCTACAGCGTTTCATCTCCAACTACATGTAAATTCACACAAATTCCGTGAATTTGTACGAATCCTTCCGCAGCAATCAGGAGTTATGGCAGCCAATTAAAGATGATTGTGTCACTTTTGCCTTCTTCGACAAATTGAAATCTATTTTAGGAGTATATGCCCGGTTGAAAAGAATTGTGATGTTTCTCACCTGATAAATTTTCACTTCGTAGGTCGAATTCTCCCAGGAGACAACTCTGTGTCCATTGGAAATCGGTTCTTTATAAATCCGAAACTCTGCTGCTGTGATCTTTTCTCCCTGTGGAGTTTCCATTTTGAAACGAAATGTAGAATGCCTCTTGGAAATTTTTGGCCGCGCTCCCCTGACTGTCGATTAAAGAACAACTGaaactattaataataattgtgaTAATTATATGTAAAATAGATTTGCTTAACAACTTGATTGTAAAACATTACGATAAAAGCGAAGAGCGACTTAGTTTAAGAAGTTGTAAAAATGTAAACGGTTTAGACGTTTGCTTTACCAAGTCAAAAGTGAATGAAATTGGGTTTGAATATAAATGTAAAccaatttcaaagagaaaacaaaaataatggattTGTAAAATGTTTATTCCGCGGTAAAATTCACGTCCGCTGAGTCACAGAAGGAGTTTTACACGAATGGAGTCTTTGCGGGTTTCTGACTGAGggatgaaaacataaaaaatacaattttgacCTGCATTTGTCCAACACAGAAAATGTTTGTCTTTCAAATCTGACTTTGAAAGTCGGTGTTGCTCTAGATGTTGCCCGAGTGCtgtgaaagttttcttcttttatacCCGAGGTGAAATTACCGTGTTGTGTGACAGATATAATCTGCGTCACACcgtttacattttaatttctaTACGGTGCATTAATCATTCATGTTAGGCGACTTCTTCTTTCTGTTGCCTTTCAAAATCGATACACCATACAAGAAAAGGCCGAAAGCTCAATTATTTTGGTCTCACTGTCATTTAAAGATTAACATTTTTTCTGATTCCGCTCTGTAAAAGGCAAATGCAATATCTGAGCGCCAACATTGTCCAAGTCAAGCCTGTTTTTCAAACCAAGGGGATATGGCAAATCGTCACCCCGAAAGATAAGAGGCCGACTATCATTCGCACTCATTCATGTAACGATTAAACGATTATCGAACAGGAAATTGCCATAGAAGAAGCCGGTAATTGGTAAAAAGTACATCTCTTGAGacagtgcaaagaaaaaaaacaaacaaacaaacataactgGACAAGAACGCGCAGACCGTCCGGTTTGTGTCTGTTGACAGACGTGGCTGCAAGTAAACTCAATCAGAAGCAAGGACATAATTACCTTAAACCTAATCTTCTAATCTCTATAACCCTGGCCGGTTAGATTAAGGCATCCACTTTGAATTCAATTCAAGTATGACCCCAACCCTGATCCTGACGGGGTCTTTAGTTTTCCACAGTGATCAATTCTTTAAGGATAACTCGCGAGAAAGAAGTCGCGACCGTGCGCGCACGAGGTGAGTTTCACGCGCATTCGCGTGTTTGCCACCCTGCTTTGTTCACTTCGCTCCATAAACTGAGAGGAACCCATAGCGTAATTTGAaatgtaccttttttttttaccctttgtttaaaaaattcactCATTCATTCTGCTGCATCAGTAGTAGATTTATCAAATAACAAACGATTTGCAGCATTTACAATCAgatataaatgataaaatcacCGCCATCCTTCATCTAGAATTTCCTTACACTTCTTTTGATCAAAACTCTTGATCAGTATTCGAGTGCGAACTTAATTAGCAAAGAGCACTAAAAGAGCATGAATATAAATCGAGTTTAAAAGGATCCTCCAACAAACCGACAAAAGAAAAACCGTTGGTAATCAGGGGATTTCGTAGGTCTTTTCTTCCCAGCGATAAAAAGATCGAGCTTTCACATCGCGTGACTTGCCAAATGTCGCGTTTTGTTGAAATTTCCTGACTCATCTTCGTTCTGTCATCACTCCAAAGCAGCTCAAGGAAAACGGAAAACAATTTGTGACCCGTTCAGTTGGTAGGGTCATCCGCCACCATTTCTGGTCCGAACATTCCTCCCCAGAACGAGGTGCGATTTAACAAAGCTTCTTGCAATTAAGTTTCATGCCAACTTTCGCGTCGCGATTTCAAgagggatggaagaaaaatttttaggcAATTTCAGGCTTGATCAAATGATCCCAGTACAAAAAAGGcttaaaaattaagaagaaCTTGAAACAAGAACACAGATAAGCCAAAAAATGCCAGTGAGAAAATGCAAAGCcgctaaaaattaaattggggATTGAGTTTTGATGGTACTTGAAAATAACGACTCAACTTTACTCTGTTGGCATAAAACGGCGTTTGAAATCGTAAATCACTCTagcttgtcaaaaaaaattcctttttgtcaAATTCAGGCTTTCGTCCATCCTGTTAATTTAAGGTTTAAGACTCataataaaccaaaacaaacagaTAATCTTACAGGTAAGGACACTTAGACGCTGATCAGTTAAGGCTGTTTTAAGTCCTCGTCGGTCAAGCAAATCTTACAATCTTACAAAGTTCTCTcttgttctctttttctctGGAATCGCAAGCCCACAGCAATCTCCAAAATTTCACTTACTTTCGGAATTATCAAGTACATTTCTTTCCTTCAGTTTGCCATTTAATCCGTCAATTTTTCCTTCGATCAAGCTATAGGCAGCCATCTTTCACGAACCCTTCCTTTCACTTTTTCCGAAAGAGCGTTTGCACTTAGGTTATCACGATTTGGCAAGAAAAGAAGTTTGCGGAAAACACCTTGACGTACGATCTTTTTTATGAAAGTTACCCACAGAACAATACTTTCATATAGTACTGCTTGTTACACTTTCTCAGGTAGAGCTCGCCTTTTAGTCTGGATAAACTTTAGTGCGAACAGTCAAATGAGAGTCACTAAACAGGACTTTGTATGGGAATTTTCGTTTCCGTAATGTTCGgaatgacattttttctttctagtgTCGAATTTTAGAAAGTGCTTCTTAAGTATCATGCGTATTTTGAGATTATTTGTCAGATATTTTCTCTCTCCAAGACAATACGCACTCAAATTGATGGATGTACATTCTTAAAGATAAGTTCTTATGAAGCATGTTTGTCATATTTTGGCCGATAAAAGCACGTCACGACAAACTAACGACGGATTCTACACAGCTCCCGCTTGTCTGGTCAGGAAATACAGATTATTGGAAATATAAAGcgtaaatgaaaacagaaagGAAGTCTACGAAGTCCTTCTGCCAGAAAAAACTTCCAAATTTGATTCACACTAAAGAATAAAGCTTGTTGTAAAGAACAATATCTGATCAGAACGACGAACAACGCGCGTAATAAAAAAGCGTAATTTCTCTTTGACTGAAAAAATTATACCCCAACTACTGAAAATTTcgaattgaaatatttataaaataaatttgttttgcttACAGTTTAACTCACAGACGTAAAGAAACTCATCGTGGGAATGTCAAcgaaattatatttatattcGTACGTTGAAAAGTTAAGCGATGTTTTGGCGCTGACTCTCAATGGATACCAGCAATTAAATGATCCTCTGTTCACTTTTTAGTATTACAGATAATCATTTAACAAGGACGGCTTTTGTGTTTCCACATTATTTAAAGCCAACCGCAATTTTCAACAAGATCTAAACTTGACAAAGACCTCTAATCATGTCTGTTAAGCTTGTTTGTTCGCGATGCAAATCGTATTTCTCCTTTCGTTCCGAGCACAACAGTGAGGAGGCAGGTAAGGAGATTTTGGAGAAACTCCAGTCATCTCGGTATGTGGGATATTATTGAGCCGACAAAAAAATCGTAGCGGGAGTTATAGAGAAGAGCGCAGCTAAGTAATGTGACCTCGGCAACA
The sequence above is a segment of the Pocillopora verrucosa isolate sample1 chromosome 5, ASM3666991v2, whole genome shotgun sequence genome. Coding sequences within it:
- the LOC131783011 gene encoding bone morphogenetic protein 7-like is translated as MSYIYRLFILSLALHTSLISDKMTEASSVAKNGTTAKEHDSEIFSRHSFPRRMRTPQRHNHHSSRKKREKTTETTSVLKNGSTSGTLQREILNLLGLPRRPQLSLNTRLHGRKMSAPRYMIDLYHSLESNVSLSTDGLFCCNDSVTDSRALGADTIMSYLNHVRGARPKISKRHSTFRFKMETPQGEKITAAEFRIYKEPISNGHRVVSWENSTYEVKIYQVIEPARILKELGKRVLRSWESGWQAFDITRAGQEWAQEINKNYGIELSVHTYAGVELNASSVGFVGFHGPQEKRPFLVSFYRQDGEQKLTYHRIFNPHPRRRRSARSLGPQFTNVGGNFKTSSQTSCSRRMLYVSFQRLGWQDWIIAPEGYSAFFCYGECSFPLSAHMNATNHAIVQTLVHLMNPTVVPQPCCSPTKLSAISVLYFDDSNNVVLKKYTNMVVKACGCH